Proteins encoded by one window of Desulfonatronum sp. SC1:
- a CDS encoding glycosyltransferase family 4 protein, translated as MNTLFFIVNQDPFDGSAHGLYCLRNCQALAEVDPQKSVRLVYPVEMPFLLRRRHQNQTVSDNLNLMGLSAPSNLLLHPLPALRRARGRRGVTVNAVYYWACLLFLRRRMRPGDVLASASFAGLTRFLFQRVGRERGGRRVYEVHQLASMERGPDSKAAGIEQAVFSDADVLLTTTEVLRDQLQKLVPGKPVTNLGLACGFDPEIVPPPEPDASRPFTLAYIGSLYPEQGVQWLIGAWGEITELIHASTRLKIAGGSPPEVEALRELTAGRERMVLVHGPVAPGNLSGFLRDVDALIIPALNRGRMPYVAITKAYDYLGLNRPILAANLPSIAEVLRPEREALLFTPEDAAGAADALVRIMRDPSLVRTLTANCRGRRGEFTWESRSTSWWRAVQS; from the coding sequence ATGAACACGCTTTTTTTCATCGTCAACCAAGACCCGTTCGACGGTTCGGCCCACGGCCTGTACTGCCTGCGCAACTGCCAAGCCTTGGCCGAGGTGGATCCGCAAAAAAGCGTGCGCCTGGTCTATCCCGTGGAGATGCCGTTTCTACTTCGGAGACGCCACCAGAATCAAACCGTTTCCGACAACCTGAATCTTATGGGGCTTTCCGCCCCGTCCAATCTGCTCCTGCATCCCCTGCCCGCCCTGCGCCGGGCCAGAGGCCGTCGCGGCGTGACGGTCAACGCAGTCTATTACTGGGCGTGCCTTCTGTTCCTACGTCGCCGGATGCGGCCGGGAGACGTTCTGGCAAGCGCCAGCTTTGCCGGATTGACACGGTTTCTGTTCCAGCGAGTGGGGCGGGAGCGGGGCGGGAGACGGGTTTATGAGGTGCATCAGCTCGCGTCCATGGAACGTGGGCCCGACTCCAAGGCGGCCGGAATCGAACAGGCCGTATTTTCCGATGCGGACGTCCTGCTGACCACCACCGAGGTTCTTCGCGACCAGCTTCAGAAGCTGGTTCCCGGCAAGCCCGTGACCAACCTGGGGCTGGCCTGCGGCTTTGATCCTGAAATCGTCCCTCCGCCTGAGCCGGACGCCTCCCGTCCCTTCACCCTGGCCTATATCGGCTCCCTCTACCCGGAACAGGGCGTCCAGTGGCTCATTGGGGCTTGGGGCGAGATCACGGAACTGATCCATGCTTCGACGCGACTGAAGATTGCCGGGGGTAGTCCTCCTGAGGTGGAAGCCTTGCGCGAACTGACTGCCGGACGCGAGCGGATGGTCCTGGTCCACGGCCCGGTGGCTCCTGGAAATCTGTCCGGTTTTTTGCGGGATGTGGACGCCCTGATCATCCCGGCCCTGAACCGGGGCCGCATGCCGTACGTGGCCATTACCAAGGCCTATGACTATCTGGGATTGAACCGCCCGATTCTGGCCGCGAACCTGCCCAGCATCGCGGAGGTTCTGCGACCGGAACGGGAGGCGCTGCTGTTCACCCCGGAGGATGCCGCCGGAGCCGCCGATGCCCTGGTCCGGATCATGCGCGATCCGAGCCTTGTCCGAACCCTGACGGCCAATTGCCGGGGCCGCCGGGGGGAGTTCACCTGGGAAAGCCGTTCAACCTCCTGGTGGCGGGCCGTACAGTCATGA
- a CDS encoding glycosyltransferase family 2 protein, giving the protein MKISIVTPTWNRAERLCSSLESVANQQTPPWEHIVVDNLSKDGTAALVAEYARAAPYPVRHIREADGGIYQAMNKGIALTTGEALHFLNDDDMLFGPDVLTSMGRCLALTDADIVFGDVVLLDEGHKQVQSYRRHRQMNRLTLVERTITQQAIFYRRDVFDRCGTFDPRLRIAADHEWLLKAFLKHDIRGIYLKRPVAVFRIGGVSNDAASEEAHRREREEVTQKYFSPREIRAAHLFRRLARKLPFGAAALNLFVPLRLNVRTLREKNGALLPDPLAWIDL; this is encoded by the coding sequence ATGAAAATCTCCATCGTCACCCCCACGTGGAATCGAGCCGAACGGCTGTGCTCATCCCTGGAAAGCGTCGCCAACCAGCAAACTCCGCCCTGGGAACACATCGTGGTAGACAACCTGTCCAAAGACGGCACCGCGGCACTGGTCGCCGAATACGCCCGCGCGGCTCCGTATCCGGTGCGCCACATCCGGGAGGCGGACGGCGGCATCTACCAGGCCATGAACAAGGGCATCGCCCTGACCACCGGCGAGGCCCTGCATTTTCTCAACGACGACGACATGCTCTTCGGGCCGGACGTGCTGACCTCCATGGGTCGGTGCCTGGCGCTCACGGACGCGGACATCGTTTTCGGGGACGTGGTCCTGCTGGACGAAGGGCATAAGCAGGTCCAGAGTTATCGCCGCCACCGCCAGATGAATCGCCTGACCCTGGTGGAGCGGACCATCACCCAGCAGGCCATCTTCTATCGTCGGGACGTCTTTGACCGTTGCGGGACGTTCGATCCCCGGCTGCGCATCGCCGCGGACCACGAGTGGTTGCTGAAGGCGTTTCTCAAGCACGACATCCGGGGCATCTACCTGAAGCGCCCGGTGGCCGTGTTCCGCATTGGCGGCGTGTCCAACGACGCGGCCTCCGAGGAGGCCCACCGCCGCGAGCGGGAAGAGGTCACCCAAAAGTATTTCTCCCCCCGCGAAATCCGGGCTGCCCACCTCTTTCGCCGCCTGGCGCGCAAGCTGCCCTTTGGCGCTGCGGCCCTGAACCTTTTCGTGCCCCTACGCCTGAACGTCCGGACCCTGCGCGAAAAAAACGGGGCCTTGCTCCCCGATCCCCTGGCCTGGATCGATTTGTAG